A region of the Acanthopagrus latus isolate v.2019 chromosome 18, fAcaLat1.1, whole genome shotgun sequence genome:
AACGGTctccaacaaaaaacaacaaactactTGTTGTTTACAATGCCACTGCTGTCTGGTAGACAGTCATTTAAATCAGGCCCAAACCCACTACAAGTAAGGCTAGGAATGATGAGAAATCTACTCATCACTTACACACTTATCAACATCTGTATATGGAATCTTAAGTTGTATTTGGTACCTCAGAAGCAGGGGTATCGTCATCTTCTGGAGCTGGGATGATTCTACCAGTCATGGGCCCTACTCCCAGAACCTTGGCCTGTTTATCCGCTTTAGGGGTTCCTTCCAAAACCACAACAATGAACTCTCTCTTGGGATCTTCTGCTGGGGTCTCTGCAGGCGCTGCAGCTGGTTCCTCCACCACAGGGCTGGCTACTTCTGCAACaggggctgctgcagcttctaCAACTGTTGTGGTGACTTGTTCTTCAACTAGAGCTGCTGTATCATCAGGTTCGACTGGTGCAGAGGCAACTTCAACAACTGGTGCTGTAGCTTCAACAACTGGTGCAGGTGTCTCTTCTACTACCGCCACCACCTCTACTGTTGCTAGGGCCTCCTCGACAACTGGTGCGGGGGCCTCCTCGACAACTGGCGCGGGGGCCTCCTCGACAACTGGCGCGGGGGCCTCCTCGACAACTGGCGCGGGGGCCTCCTCGACAACTGGCGCGGGGGCCTCCTCGACAACTGGCGCGGGGGCCTCTTCGACAACTGGCACCTCTTCAACAACTGGTGCAGGGGCCTCTTCAACTGGCACCGGGGCCTCTTCAACAACTGGCACGGGGGCCTCTTCAACAACTGGCGCAGGGGCCTCTTCAACTGGCACCGGGGCCTCTTCGACAACTGGCACGGGGGCCTCTTCGACAACTGGTGCAGGGGCCTCTTCGACAACTGGCGCAGGGGCCTCTTCGACAACTGGCGCAGGGGCCTCTTCATCTAGTGCAACAGCTTCCTCTACTGGTGACATTTCTTCAACAGGCtttgcctccagtgatgccaGGGACTCTTCCTCTTTGAGCTCTTC
Encoded here:
- the si:ch211-235e9.8 gene encoding skin secretory protein xP2 isoform X5, which translates into the protein MFSCRAAWQRCGPLARRAAYRLPRDVVQRRQMSSVPGGSGENILYTLLCGGAFVGAVSYAVSTVTTDHARFNDRISEIKARPKTEWVPKPWPPKRADDEEGEEEEAEAEAEAEAEETSEEAGGEAEAAEEEAPAADDGEAETVVEEVAEVVAEAAEVVAEVAEVVAEAAQEVEAVAEEVVQVAEAVEEAAEAVAEPPAVAAEEPESNVLLAAASTVEVPKIAEVSEGSVPVAEELKEEESLASLEAKPVEEMSPVEEAVALDEEAPAPVVEEAPAPVVEEAPAPVVEEAPVPVVEEAPVPVEEAPAPVVEEAPVPVVEEAPVPVEEAPAPVVEEVPVVEEAPAPVVEEAPAPVVEEAPAPVVEEAPAPVVEEALATVEVVAVVEETPAPVVEATAPVVEVASAPVEPDDTAALVEEQVTTTVVEAAAAPVAEVASPVVEEPAAAPAETPAEDPKREFIVVVLEGTPKADKQAKVLGVGPMTGRIIPAPEDDDTPASEGRRRLLRMQMQ
- the si:ch211-235e9.8 gene encoding skin secretory protein xP2 isoform X4 produces the protein MFSCRAAWQRCGPLARRAAYRLPRDVVQRRQMSSVPGGSGENILYTLLCGGAFVGAVSYAVSTVTTDHARFNDRISEIKARPKTEWVPKPWPPKRADDEEGEEEEAEAEAEAEAEETSEEAGGEAEAAEEEAPAADDGEAETVVEEVAEVVAEAAEVVAEVAEVVAEAAQEVEAVAEEVVQVAEAVEEAAEAVAEPPAVAAEEPESNVLLAAASTVEVPKIAEVSEGSVPVAEELKEEESLASLEAKPVEEMSPVEEAVALDEEAPAPVVEEAPAPVVEEAPAPVVEEAPVPVVEEAPVPVEEAPAPVVEEAPVPVVEEAPVPVEEAPAPVVEEVPVVEEAPAPVVEEAPAPVVEEAPAPVVEEAPAPVVEEALATVEVVAVVEETPAPVVEATAPVVEVASAPVEPDDTAALVEEQVTTTVVEAAAAPVAEVASPVVEEPAAAPAETPAEDPKREFIVVVLEGTPKADKQAKVLGVGPMTGRIIPAPEDDDTPASEGRRRLLRMQMQ
- the si:ch211-235e9.8 gene encoding skin secretory protein xP2 isoform X3, whose product is MFSCRAAWQRCGPLARRAAYRLPRDVVQRRQMSSVPGGSGENILYTLLCGGAFVGAVSYAVSTVTTDHARFNDRISEIKARPKTEWVPKPWPPKRADDEEGEEEEAEAEAEAEAEETSEEAGGEAEAAEEEAPAADDGEAETVVEEVAEVVAEAAEVVAEVAEVVAEAAQEVEAVAEEVVQVAEAVEEAAEAVAEPPAVAAEEPESNVLLAAASTVEVPKIAEVSEGSVPVAEELKEEESLASLEAKPVEEMSPVEEAVALDEEAPAPVVEEAPAPVVEEAPAPVVEEAPVPVVEEAPVPVEEAPAPVVEEAPVPVVEEAPVPVEEAPAPVVEEVPVVEEAPAPVVEEAPAPVVEEAPAPVVEEAPAPVVEEALATVEVVAVVEETPAPVVEATAPVVEVASAPVEPDDTAALVEEQVTTTVVEAAAAPVAEVASPVVEEPAAAPAETPAEDPKREFIVVVLEGTPKADKQAKVLGVGPMTGRIIPAPEDDDTPASEGRRRLLRMQMQ
- the si:ch211-235e9.8 gene encoding skin secretory protein xP2 isoform X1, with translation MFSCRAAWQRCGPLARRAAYRLPRDVVQRRQMSSVPGGSGENILYTLLCGGAFVGAVSYAVSTVTTDHARFNDRISEIKARPKTEWVPKPWPPKRADDEEGEEEEAEAEAEAEAEETSEEAGGEAEAAEEEAPAADDGEAETVVEEVAEVVAEAAEVVAEVAEVVAEAAQEVEAVAEEVVQVAEAVEEAAEAVAEPPAVAAEEPESNVLLAAASTVEVPKIAEVSEGSVPVAEELKEEESLASLEAKPVEEMSPVEEAVALDEEAPAPVVEEAPAPVVEEAPAPVVEEAPVPVVEEAPVPVEEAPAPVVEEAPVPVVEEAPVPVEEAPAPVVEEVPVVEEAPAPVVEEAPAPVVEEAPAPVVEEAPAPVVEEAPAPVVEEAPAPVVEEALATVEVVAVVEETPAPVVEATAPVVEVASAPVEPDDTAALVEEQVTTTVVEAAAAPVAEVASPVVEEPAAAPAETPAEDPKREFIVVVLEGTPKADKQAKVLGVGPMTGRIIPAPEDDDTPASEGRRRLLRMQMQ
- the si:ch211-235e9.8 gene encoding skin secretory protein xP2 isoform X6, translating into MFSCRAAWQRCGPLARRAAYRLPRDVVQRRQMSSVPGGSGENILYTLLCGGAFVGAVSYAVSTVTTDHARFNDRISEIKARPKTEWVPKPWPPKRADDEEGEEEEAEAEAEAEAEETSEEAGGEAEAAEEEAPAADDGEAETVVEEVAEVVAEAAEVVAEVAEVVAEAAQEVEAVAEEVVQVAEAVEEAAEAVAEPPAVAAEEPESNVLLAAASTVEVPKIAEVSEGSVPVAEELKEEESLASLEAKPVEEMSPVEEAVALDEEAPAPVVEEAPAPVVEEAPAPVVEEAPVPVVEEAPVPVEEAPAPVVEEAPVPVVEEAPVPVEEAPAPVVEEVPVVEEAPAPVVEEAPAPVVEEAPAPVVEEALATVEVVAVVEETPAPVVEATAPVVEVASAPVEPDDTAALVEEQVTTTVVEAAAAPVAEVASPVVEEPAAAPAETPAEDPKREFIVVVLEGTPKADKQAKVLGVGPMTGRIIPAPEDDDTPASEGRRRLLRMQMQ
- the si:ch211-235e9.8 gene encoding fibrous sheath CABYR-binding protein isoform X2; amino-acid sequence: MFSCRAAWQRCGPLARRAAYRLPRDVVQRRQMSSVPGGSGENILYTLLCGGAFVGAVSYAVSTVTTDHARFNDRISEIKARPKTEWVPKPWPPKRADDEEGEEEEAEAEAEAEAEETSEEAGGEAEAAEEEAPAADDGEAETVVEEVAEVVAEAAEVVAEVAEVVAEAAQEVEAVAEEVVQVAEAVEEAAEAVAEPPAVAAEEPESNVLLAAASTVEVPKIAEVSEGSVPVAEELKEEESLASLEAKPVEEMSPVEEAVALDEEAPAPVVEEAPAPVVEEAPAPVVEEAPVPVVEEAPVPVEEAPAPVVEEAPVPVVEEAPVPVEEAPAPVVEEVPVVEEAPAPVVEEAPAPVVEEAPAPVVEEAPAPVVEEAPAPVVEEAPAPVVEEALATVEVVAVVEETPAPVVEATAPVVEVASAPVEPDDTAALVEEQVTTTVVEAAAAPVAEVASPVVEEPAAAPAETPAEDPKREFIVVVLEGTPKADKQAKVLGVGPMTGRIIPAPEDDDTPASE